One part of the Mangrovibacillus cuniculi genome encodes these proteins:
- the gcvPA gene encoding aminomethyl-transferring glycine dehydrogenase subunit GcvPA — protein MAIHRYLPMTEKDQQEMLKEIGVQSVEELFSDIPDSVRFKGEYNIKPASPEPTLLKELGKMAAKNVNTKDAVSFLGAGVYDHSIPTIVDHVISRSEFYTAYTPYQPEISQGELQAIFEFQTMICELTGMDVANSSMYDGGTALAEAATLSAANTKRKLVYISEGVHPETRDVVTMYAKGQNIEVVTIPLANGVTDLHALEEAIQVAPPAAVIVQYPNFFGRLEPMQEIEVLAHSQKSMFVVSSNPMSLGALKPPGAFGADIVAGDTQVFGIPASFGGPHCGYFAVTKALMRKVPGRLVGQTVDENGKRGFVLTLQAREQHIRRDKATSNICSNQALNALASSVAMAALGKRGVKEMALLNLQKAHYAKNRLKESGFTIEWDGASFNEFVVKLERPVSEVNALLRNKGIIGGFDLGRVKNEWNNLMLVAVTELRTKEEIDQFVVELEGSYVNA, from the coding sequence ATGGCAATTCATCGTTATTTACCAATGACGGAAAAAGACCAACAAGAGATGCTGAAAGAAATTGGTGTACAATCTGTTGAAGAGTTATTTTCTGATATTCCAGATTCTGTTCGATTTAAAGGGGAATACAACATTAAACCAGCTTCCCCAGAACCTACCTTATTAAAAGAATTAGGGAAGATGGCGGCAAAGAATGTAAACACAAAAGATGCCGTTTCATTCCTTGGAGCTGGTGTTTATGACCACTCTATTCCTACCATTGTAGATCACGTTATATCAAGATCCGAATTTTATACAGCATATACACCTTATCAACCAGAAATATCACAAGGTGAACTACAAGCCATTTTTGAATTCCAAACGATGATCTGTGAATTAACAGGAATGGATGTAGCAAATTCCTCTATGTACGATGGTGGAACTGCACTAGCAGAAGCAGCAACGTTAAGTGCTGCTAACACAAAAAGAAAACTAGTGTATATTTCGGAAGGTGTTCACCCGGAAACGAGAGATGTTGTAACCATGTATGCAAAGGGTCAAAATATTGAAGTCGTTACAATCCCTCTGGCGAATGGTGTTACGGATTTACACGCTTTAGAAGAGGCAATTCAAGTTGCTCCTCCTGCAGCTGTCATTGTGCAATATCCAAATTTCTTCGGACGTCTAGAGCCGATGCAAGAGATCGAAGTGTTAGCTCACAGTCAAAAATCAATGTTTGTAGTTTCCAGTAATCCAATGTCTTTAGGTGCACTAAAACCGCCTGGAGCATTTGGAGCAGACATCGTAGCTGGGGATACGCAAGTGTTTGGAATACCAGCATCATTTGGTGGACCGCATTGTGGATACTTTGCTGTAACAAAAGCGCTGATGAGAAAAGTCCCTGGCCGTTTAGTCGGTCAAACGGTAGATGAGAATGGAAAACGAGGATTTGTTTTAACTCTTCAAGCTCGTGAACAACATATAAGAAGAGATAAAGCCACTTCTAACATTTGTTCAAACCAAGCGTTAAATGCTCTTGCGTCTTCTGTTGCGATGGCAGCATTAGGGAAGAGAGGCGTAAAGGAGATGGCACTTTTAAATCTTCAAAAAGCACATTACGCAAAGAATCGATTAAAAGAGTCTGGTTTTACCATTGAATGGGATGGTGCATCGTTCAACGAATTCGTCGTTAAATTAGAGCGTCCAGTTAGCGAAGTGAATGCACTTCTTCGAAACAAAGGCATCATTGGTGGATTTGACCTTGGTCGAGTAAAAAACGAGTGGAATAACCTAATGTTAGTTGCTGTAACAGAACTTAGAACAAAAGAAGAAATTGATCAATTCGTTGTAGAGCTGGAGGGATCTTATGTTAACGCATGA